In Salinigranum marinum, one DNA window encodes the following:
- a CDS encoding HPP family protein: MALDSLVARLVAIGRRLRRIERRELTEFRRWIENTNNLIHLTILLFVPLLIGGVTVVANALTELSFLLFPPLASGTYTLFADPEGQYASPVKFVGGLTLGALAGWAALELTLLVSGSPTGRFGVLPASAALSILLTGGVTWALQVEEPAAFSTALLVLVTDRATPQAYVLSVAVFGTLVAGVFYVWRGRFYEKRARYLYSTVAADDRVLVPMRGPDWAAEATAVFGSRLAAAHDAGKVVLLGFVDATDEATAPAVRERLDRVADTVADGVACEVVVTEGDPITATLRSVRDTGCDLVVTPYEADDGTLTEYVRGVFGGPEDAIAFRSATGRRDWRRVLVMVARPGDSAHAMIDFAARLTGDGGDLSVCTCISREVERRPAETRLANLVETVERPAETRVARSAVTEYLTANAGAYDLVVIGSSGDRSAASRFISPPTFERIGEIETDVAVFDRGNP, from the coding sequence GTGGCACTCGACTCTCTCGTCGCCCGACTCGTCGCGATCGGCCGGCGGCTCCGCCGGATCGAGCGCCGCGAACTCACGGAGTTCCGTCGGTGGATCGAGAACACGAACAACCTGATCCACCTCACGATCCTGCTGTTCGTCCCCCTGTTGATCGGCGGCGTCACGGTCGTCGCGAACGCCCTGACCGAACTGTCGTTCCTCCTGTTCCCGCCGCTCGCATCGGGCACCTACACCCTCTTCGCCGACCCCGAGGGGCAGTACGCGTCGCCCGTGAAGTTCGTCGGCGGCCTCACGCTGGGGGCGCTCGCGGGCTGGGCCGCGCTCGAACTCACGCTTCTCGTCTCGGGGTCGCCCACGGGCAGGTTCGGCGTTCTGCCGGCGAGCGCGGCGCTGTCGATCCTCCTCACCGGCGGGGTGACGTGGGCACTGCAGGTCGAGGAGCCGGCGGCGTTCTCGACCGCACTGCTCGTCCTCGTGACCGACCGGGCGACGCCGCAGGCGTACGTCCTCTCGGTCGCCGTCTTCGGCACGCTCGTCGCGGGCGTCTTCTACGTCTGGCGCGGGCGGTTCTACGAGAAGCGGGCGCGCTACCTCTACAGCACCGTCGCCGCCGACGACCGCGTCCTCGTCCCGATGCGCGGCCCCGACTGGGCCGCCGAGGCGACCGCCGTCTTCGGCTCGCGGCTCGCCGCGGCCCACGACGCGGGGAAGGTCGTCCTCCTCGGCTTCGTCGACGCGACCGACGAGGCGACCGCGCCAGCCGTCCGGGAGCGTCTCGACCGGGTCGCCGACACGGTCGCCGACGGCGTCGCCTGCGAGGTCGTCGTGACCGAGGGCGACCCGATCACGGCGACGCTCCGGTCCGTCCGCGACACCGGCTGTGACCTGGTCGTCACGCCGTACGAGGCCGACGACGGCACGCTCACCGAGTACGTCCGTGGCGTCTTCGGCGGCCCGGAGGACGCCATCGCGTTCCGCTCGGCGACCGGGCGACGCGACTGGCGTCGCGTGCTGGTGATGGTCGCCCGGCCCGGCGACTCGGCACACGCGATGATCGACTTCGCGGCGCGGCTCACCGGCGACGGCGGGGACCTGAGCGTCTGTACCTGCATCAGTCGCGAGGTCGAACGGCGACCCGCCGAGACCCGACTGGCGAACCTCGTCGAGACCGTCGAACGGCCGGCCGAGACCCGCGTCGCCCGCTCGGCCGTGACGGAGTACCTCACGGCGAACGCCGGCGCCTACGACTTAGTGGTCATCGGCTCCAGCGGCGACCGGTCGGCGGCCTCACGGTTCATCTCCCCCCCAACGTTCGAGCGGATCGGCGAGATCGAGACGGACGTCGCCGTCTTCGATCGCGGGAACCCCTGA
- a CDS encoding nucleoside phosphorylase, which produces MGKQPHLLVEEGDVADLALVPGDPGRVERIAGHCDDVEHVSTNREYTVVNATYEGRPLTICSTGIGCPSAAIAVEELSRVGVETFVRVGTTGALQEGIEIGDMIVASGAAKNEGTSKRYEPAEFPAVPDFEVLRALVDSAEARDEDVHVGPIVSDDAYYAETEAYVSEWEAAGILSVEMEAATVFTLARRKGLRAGAICTVDGNLVEGTQKGADSEDELPEKAKDNVERAIALTLDAVVDL; this is translated from the coding sequence ATGGGCAAGCAACCGCACCTCCTGGTCGAGGAGGGCGACGTCGCGGACCTCGCGCTCGTCCCGGGCGACCCGGGGCGCGTCGAACGCATCGCCGGCCACTGCGACGACGTCGAGCACGTCTCCACGAACCGGGAGTACACCGTCGTCAACGCCACCTACGAGGGCCGTCCCCTCACGATCTGCTCGACGGGCATCGGCTGTCCGTCGGCGGCCATCGCGGTGGAGGAACTCTCGCGCGTCGGCGTCGAGACGTTCGTCCGCGTCGGGACCACCGGTGCACTGCAGGAGGGAATCGAGATCGGCGACATGATCGTCGCCTCGGGCGCGGCGAAGAACGAGGGCACCTCCAAGCGGTACGAACCGGCCGAGTTCCCCGCCGTCCCCGACTTCGAGGTGCTCCGAGCGCTGGTCGACAGCGCCGAAGCCCGAGACGAGGACGTCCACGTCGGCCCCATCGTCTCCGACGACGCCTACTACGCCGAGACCGAGGCGTACGTCAGCGAGTGGGAGGCGGCCGGCATCCTCTCGGTCGAGATGGAAGCCGCCACGGTGTTCACCCTCGCGCGGCGGAAGGGGCTCCGAGCGGGGGCGATCTGTACCGTCGACGGCAACCTCGTCGAGGGCACGCAAAAGGGGGCCGACTCCGAGGACGAACTCCCCGAGAAGGCGAAGGACAACGTCGAGCGCGCCATCGCGCTGACGCTCGACGCCGTCGTCGACCTGTAA
- a CDS encoding carbohydrate kinase family protein yields MPRVICVGHVNWDVTLHVDDLPGPDGEAQVRELQAGGGGSAANVACGLVGLDVETALLGSVGGDSNGTEARHELAAAGVDTTHIQTAPDRPTAVKYIAVDDVGEVMVFGVPGANEAFDAAGVPEAALAPAEHLHLTGQAPATATRLAERAQAAGLTVSVDPGRQVEARDFEPVLARADVVFLNDREARCVTDVGGVVVRKRGHEGAEVVGDDERHTHRGFAAAAVDTTGAGDAFAAGFIAASLDGADHGEALVVANACGALASEIRGARADLSWAAVEALRSRGLE; encoded by the coding sequence ATGCCGCGCGTCATCTGTGTGGGCCACGTCAACTGGGACGTGACGCTCCACGTCGACGACCTGCCCGGACCCGACGGGGAGGCGCAGGTCCGCGAACTGCAGGCCGGCGGCGGCGGGAGCGCCGCGAACGTCGCCTGCGGCCTCGTCGGCCTCGACGTGGAGACGGCGCTGCTCGGAAGCGTCGGCGGCGACAGCAACGGGACCGAGGCGCGCCACGAACTGGCCGCCGCGGGCGTCGATACGACCCACATCCAGACGGCCCCCGACCGGCCGACCGCGGTCAAGTACATCGCCGTCGACGACGTCGGCGAGGTGATGGTGTTCGGCGTTCCGGGGGCGAACGAGGCGTTCGACGCCGCGGGGGTCCCCGAGGCGGCGCTGGCCCCGGCGGAGCACCTCCACCTCACCGGTCAGGCCCCGGCGACGGCGACCCGCCTCGCCGAGCGGGCACAGGCGGCCGGCCTCACGGTAAGCGTCGACCCGGGACGGCAGGTCGAGGCCCGCGACTTCGAGCCGGTGCTCGCGCGGGCTGACGTCGTCTTCCTGAACGACCGCGAGGCGCGCTGTGTCACCGACGTCGGCGGCGTCGTGGTCAGGAAGCGCGGCCACGAGGGGGCCGAGGTCGTCGGCGACGACGAGCGGCACACACACCGTGGGTTCGCGGCCGCGGCCGTCGACACGACCGGCGCGGGTGACGCCTTCGCGGCGGGCTTCATCGCCGCGTCGCTCGACGGCGCGGACCACGGGGAGGCGCTCGTCGTGGCGAACGCCTGCGGCGCACTGGCGTCGGAGATCCGCGGGGCCCGCGCGGACCTCTCGTGGGCGGCGGTCGAGGCGCTTCGGTCGCGCGGGCTGGAGTGA
- a CDS encoding DUF63 family protein: protein MQVLPEGFALPPLPYLVVLVAGVVAVSVGATRRDPALDGRHVLAFVPWILAGSCVHALYVVDALPPLLGPLGGTPAVYLTVAVVGGVAWLATDAGLDDETAPRALGFAGLAAFVAPCAAGIAVGLARGTFAPFWSAVALAVSLVVGAAAWWLLRRVAPGVEVAGSVGALAVVGHALDGVSTAVGIDILGFGERTPLSRVIIEVAAALPTADVIGAGWLFVVVKLVVASVVVVLLADLMREDPREGSLLLGFVAAVGLGPGAHNLLLFAIA from the coding sequence CTGCAGGTCCTGCCCGAGGGGTTCGCCCTGCCGCCGCTGCCGTACCTCGTCGTTCTCGTGGCCGGGGTCGTGGCCGTCAGCGTCGGCGCGACCCGGCGGGACCCCGCGCTCGACGGCCGACACGTGCTCGCGTTCGTCCCCTGGATCCTCGCGGGATCGTGCGTCCACGCGCTGTACGTCGTCGACGCGCTGCCGCCACTTCTCGGGCCCCTCGGGGGGACGCCGGCCGTCTACCTCACCGTCGCCGTCGTCGGCGGCGTCGCCTGGCTCGCGACCGACGCCGGCCTCGACGACGAGACGGCCCCGCGCGCGCTCGGATTCGCCGGCCTCGCGGCGTTCGTCGCCCCGTGCGCGGCGGGCATCGCCGTCGGCCTCGCCCGCGGAACGTTCGCTCCCTTCTGGTCCGCGGTCGCACTCGCCGTGAGCCTCGTGGTCGGGGCGGCCGCGTGGTGGCTCCTGCGACGGGTGGCTCCCGGGGTCGAGGTCGCCGGTTCGGTCGGGGCGCTCGCGGTCGTCGGACACGCGCTCGACGGCGTCTCGACTGCGGTCGGCATCGACATCCTTGGCTTCGGCGAGCGGACCCCGCTGTCGCGCGTCATCATCGAGGTCGCGGCGGCGCTCCCGACCGCCGACGTCATCGGCGCGGGCTGGCTGTTCGTCGTGGTGAAGCTCGTCGTCGCGAGCGTCGTGGTCGTGCTCCTCGCGGACCTAATGCGGGAGGATCCCCGGGAAGGGTCGCTCCTCCTGGGGTTCGTCGCCGCGGTCGGACTGGGGCCGGGGGCGCACAACCTGCTGTTGTTCGCGATCGCGTGA
- a CDS encoding PQQ-binding-like beta-propeller repeat protein gives MPTRRQWLRRAGGAFGVGLAGCAAAPRAADRSAFDPLAPTPLDERAVTAFRGGLHNRGYVDVAVPSAVRVDWSLPVNRGEHTAAKSTPVAIGGDVVVAGDTGELRRVGSDGETRWTARVEPTTRGIHGTPAVANGHVYVGAYDGALYAFDLATGDRRWRTKLGDAIGSSPVYYNGHCYIAVEYAEPSGSVAAVHAASGEVRWIDHWPTDHPHSTLALARDTGRLVVGANDGTCYAWSFPGLERAWTFETSGAIKGPVAVVDGLAVFGSWDHRVYALSLADGSEVWSFAADADVMSGPAVAHGRVYVGSHDTRLYALDAATGRERWRFDTDGWLIGSVTATPDHVLVGSYDARLYAVDAASGEETWRATGRGQATSAALVTDDAVYYAERATEDRAGNLYRLVSG, from the coding sequence ATGCCAACACGACGACAGTGGCTCCGGCGCGCCGGCGGCGCTTTCGGTGTCGGTCTCGCTGGCTGTGCGGCGGCCCCGCGGGCCGCGGACCGGTCGGCGTTCGACCCGCTCGCACCGACACCGCTCGACGAACGCGCAGTCACGGCGTTCCGCGGCGGGCTCCACAACCGCGGGTACGTCGACGTGGCCGTCCCCTCGGCGGTCCGAGTCGACTGGTCGCTGCCCGTGAACCGCGGTGAACACACCGCCGCGAAGTCGACACCGGTCGCCATCGGGGGCGACGTGGTCGTCGCCGGCGACACCGGCGAACTGCGGCGCGTGGGATCCGATGGGGAGACCCGGTGGACCGCCCGCGTCGAGCCGACAACCCGTGGCATCCACGGCACGCCCGCGGTCGCCAACGGGCACGTCTACGTCGGCGCGTACGACGGGGCGCTCTACGCGTTCGACCTCGCGACCGGCGACCGCCGGTGGCGGACGAAACTCGGTGACGCGATCGGCTCCAGCCCCGTCTACTACAACGGGCACTGTTACATCGCCGTCGAGTACGCCGAGCCGAGCGGGAGCGTCGCCGCGGTCCACGCCGCCTCGGGGGAGGTTCGCTGGATCGACCACTGGCCGACGGACCACCCGCACTCGACGCTCGCGCTCGCGCGCGACACCGGCCGGCTGGTCGTCGGCGCGAACGACGGCACCTGTTACGCCTGGTCGTTCCCCGGCCTCGAACGCGCCTGGACGTTCGAGACGAGCGGGGCGATCAAGGGTCCGGTCGCGGTCGTCGATGGGCTGGCGGTCTTCGGCTCGTGGGACCACCGGGTGTACGCTCTCTCGCTCGCCGACGGGAGCGAGGTGTGGTCGTTCGCGGCCGACGCCGACGTGATGTCCGGCCCCGCCGTCGCCCACGGTCGGGTGTACGTCGGCAGCCACGACACGCGCCTGTACGCGCTCGACGCCGCCACCGGGCGGGAGCGGTGGCGGTTCGACACCGACGGCTGGCTCATCGGCTCGGTGACGGCGACCCCCGACCACGTGCTCGTGGGCTCGTACGACGCCAGGCTGTACGCGGTCGACGCCGCCTCGGGCGAGGAGACGTGGCGCGCGACCGGCCGGGGTCAGGCCACGAGCGCCGCGCTCGTGACGGACGACGCCGTCTACTACGCCGAACGGGCGACCGAGGATCGGGCGGGGAACCTGTACCGGCTGGTCTCGGGGTGA
- the deoC gene encoding deoxyribose-phosphate aldolase — protein sequence MDRSEFAARIDHTVLGPETPPADAERVVDEAQGYGMNACIPPCYVAEAREHAPDLTIATVVGFPHGQHATIAKREEAATAWRDGADELDVVLNVGLLHAGEDAAVRDELTEIVAAVPIPVKVIIETALLDREEKHRACKLARDADADFVKTSTGFADGGATVEDVELMAEYLPVKASGGIGSYEEAKSMLDAGAERIGASSGVTIVEGFPE from the coding sequence ATGGACCGCAGCGAGTTCGCCGCCCGCATCGACCACACCGTCCTCGGCCCCGAGACCCCGCCGGCGGACGCCGAGCGCGTCGTCGACGAGGCGCAGGGCTACGGGATGAACGCCTGCATCCCGCCCTGTTACGTCGCGGAGGCCCGCGAGCACGCGCCCGACCTCACCATCGCGACCGTCGTCGGCTTCCCCCACGGCCAGCACGCTACGATCGCAAAACGTGAGGAGGCGGCGACGGCCTGGCGCGACGGCGCGGACGAACTCGACGTCGTGCTTAACGTCGGTCTCCTCCACGCGGGCGAGGACGCCGCGGTCCGCGACGAACTCACCGAGATCGTCGCCGCGGTCCCGATCCCGGTGAAGGTCATCATCGAGACGGCGCTCTTGGACCGAGAAGAGAAACACCGCGCCTGCAAACTCGCCCGCGACGCCGACGCCGACTTCGTCAAGACCTCGACGGGCTTCGCTGACGGCGGCGCGACGGTCGAAGACGTCGAACTCATGGCCGAGTACCTGCCGGTGAAGGCCAGCGGCGGCATCGGGAGCTACGAGGAGGCGAAGTCGATGCTCGATGCAGGCGCCGAACGCATCGGCGCGTCGTCGGGCGTCACCATCGTCGAGGGCTTCCCCGAGTGA
- a CDS encoding DUF5518 domain-containing protein — protein sequence MRINSRAIGVGFLVALVIGIVGGSTLPYSGATYPAIVQGLSGLLGGFTAGYVARFGPSDGALNGFLATSISAIVVSLALILVGTVAEGLFAGLTLTLTLFVLVVVAGVPGIVGGAIGGMVADRRERPQTKSTA from the coding sequence ATGAGAATTAACAGCAGAGCGATCGGGGTCGGATTCCTCGTCGCGTTGGTCATCGGCATCGTCGGTGGGTCGACACTGCCGTACTCGGGGGCGACCTACCCGGCCATCGTCCAGGGACTCAGCGGACTCCTCGGCGGGTTTACCGCCGGCTACGTCGCCCGCTTCGGCCCTAGCGACGGCGCGCTCAACGGCTTTCTCGCCACGTCGATCAGTGCGATCGTCGTCTCGCTCGCTTTGATTCTCGTCGGGACGGTCGCGGAGGGGCTGTTCGCAGGGCTGACACTCACGCTCACGCTGTTCGTGCTCGTCGTCGTCGCCGGCGTTCCCGGGATCGTCGGCGGCGCGATCGGCGGGATGGTCGCCGACAGGCGGGAGCGGCCCCAGACGAAGTCCACCGCCTGA
- a CDS encoding tRNA (N(6)-L-threonylcarbamoyladenosine(37)-C(2))-methylthiotransferase, which produces MARYHIETYGCTSNRGESRQIESALRDAGHYRVDGPDEADVAIMNTCTVVEKTERNMLRRAKELEDETADLIVTGCMALAQGDLFREEHVDAQILHWDDVPSAVTNGECPTPGPGVEPVLDGVVGILPIARGCMSDCSYCITKRATGKIDSPPVEENVEKARALVHAGAKELRITGQDTGVYGWDQGERKLPQLLERICDIDGDFRVRVGMANPKGLHGIREELARVFAENEKLYNFIHAPVQSGSNAVLGEMRRQHQVSEYVEVVETLDSSLDYWTLSTDFIVGFPTEDEADHQQSLALLRETRPEKINVTRFSKRPGTDAARLKGLGGTIKKERSKEMSELKMAVVGEAYDEMVGTTQEVLVVEDGTGDSVKCRDGAYRQIVVQHASDHGLEPGDFCAVEVTGHQTVYAFGTPI; this is translated from the coding sequence ATGGCCCGGTATCACATCGAGACGTACGGCTGTACGTCCAACCGCGGGGAGAGCCGACAGATCGAGTCGGCGCTCCGCGACGCGGGACACTACCGCGTCGACGGTCCGGACGAGGCCGACGTCGCCATCATGAACACCTGCACCGTGGTGGAGAAGACGGAGCGGAACATGCTCCGTCGGGCCAAGGAACTCGAAGACGAGACCGCGGACCTCATCGTCACCGGCTGTATGGCGCTCGCCCAGGGCGACCTCTTCCGCGAGGAGCACGTCGACGCTCAGATCCTCCACTGGGACGACGTCCCCTCGGCGGTGACGAACGGCGAGTGTCCGACGCCCGGCCCCGGTGTCGAACCCGTCCTCGACGGCGTCGTCGGCATCCTCCCCATCGCCCGCGGCTGTATGAGCGACTGCTCGTACTGCATCACGAAGCGGGCGACGGGGAAGATCGACTCCCCACCGGTCGAGGAGAACGTCGAGAAGGCCCGCGCGCTCGTCCACGCCGGCGCGAAGGAGCTCAGAATCACGGGCCAGGACACGGGCGTCTACGGGTGGGACCAGGGCGAACGAAAGCTGCCCCAGCTCTTAGAGCGCATCTGCGACATCGACGGCGACTTCAGGGTCAGAGTGGGGATGGCCAACCCGAAGGGGCTCCACGGCATTCGCGAGGAGCTCGCACGGGTGTTCGCCGAGAACGAGAAGCTCTACAACTTCATCCACGCGCCCGTCCAGTCGGGGTCGAACGCCGTCCTCGGAGAGATGCGTCGCCAACACCAGGTCTCGGAGTACGTCGAGGTGGTCGAGACGCTCGATTCGTCCCTGGACTACTGGACGCTCTCGACGGACTTCATCGTCGGCTTCCCCACCGAGGACGAGGCCGATCACCAGCAGTCGCTGGCGCTGCTCCGCGAGACGCGCCCAGAGAAGATCAACGTCACCCGCTTCTCGAAGCGCCCCGGCACCGACGCCGCGCGGCTGAAGGGACTCGGTGGCACGATCAAGAAGGAGCGATCGAAGGAGATGTCGGAGCTGAAGATGGCGGTCGTCGGCGAGGCGTACGACGAGATGGTCGGCACCACCCAGGAGGTGCTCGTCGTCGAAGACGGGACGGGCGACTCGGTGAAGTGCCGCGACGGCGCGTACCGGCAGATCGTCGTCCAGCATGCCTCCGACCACGGGCTCGAACCCGGCGACTTCTGCGCGGTCGAGGTGACGGGGCACCAGACGGTGTACGCCTTCGGCACGCCGATCTGA
- a CDS encoding S26 family signal peptidase, with protein sequence MAPPDRSDGRLGTVAPAAVVLLLFALLVVVAGAWPPFVAVESGSMEPHLERGDLVLLTATDRFAPPHATDAGVVTSATASTYRRLGAPGDVIVFAPPSRDGSPVIHRAAFRVERGENWYDEADPDALPASVNGCDDLAHCPAPHAGYVTKGDANGAYDQAGRFTVVRDARLRGKAQVAIPWVGHLRLLLAGA encoded by the coding sequence GTGGCCCCTCCAGACCGATCTGACGGCCGTCTCGGCACCGTCGCCCCCGCAGCGGTCGTCCTGTTGCTGTTCGCCCTCTTGGTCGTGGTCGCCGGCGCGTGGCCCCCGTTCGTTGCGGTCGAGAGCGGAAGCATGGAACCGCATCTCGAACGCGGCGACCTCGTGTTGCTGACGGCGACCGACCGGTTCGCTCCTCCACACGCCACCGACGCCGGCGTCGTCACCAGCGCCACGGCGTCGACGTACCGCCGGCTCGGTGCCCCCGGCGACGTGATCGTCTTCGCTCCGCCGTCGCGCGACGGTTCGCCGGTCATCCACCGCGCGGCGTTCCGCGTCGAGCGCGGCGAGAACTGGTACGACGAGGCGGATCCGGACGCACTGCCCGCGTCGGTCAACGGCTGCGACGACCTCGCTCACTGTCCTGCTCCGCACGCCGGTTACGTCACCAAAGGCGACGCCAACGGCGCGTACGACCAGGCGGGACGGTTCACCGTCGTCCGCGACGCCCGGCTCCGCGGCAAGGCACAGGTCGCGATCCCGTGGGTCGGACACCTTCGACTGTTGCTCGCGGGTGCCTGA
- a CDS encoding carotenoid oxygenase family protein translates to MHPWFRTLTEEVRDRRLDVEGTVPAWLDGALVRNGPAHFETAAGRVNHWFDGLAMLRRFGFADGEVRYTNRFLRTAAYRSRVNGDVATTEFGTGPTSLLRRVGSLLMPTATDNANVTVARVAGRHVALTETPRMVAFDPERLVTFGERTFDDDLPGQWTAAHLERDRERAEQVGLTLRFGRESSYHVYRLPDGARSRTEIARIPVAEPAYVHSIGLTDRYAVVPAVPFTADPRRFLSPGVESFVDAFRWDGDRGTRFHLVDRADGSVETVTGPPFFFFHTVNAFERDGAAGREVVVDLVAFADASVVRALAFDRVEQGIRRATGELRRYRLPVGGGRVTSRPIADDVALPRTAPTVRRRPYRYAYAQRTGDGAATGLVKVDVTDGSETVWREHDCFAGEPVFVPRADASDDDGGDGRDGAGDERATEDDGVVLSVVLNRDRERSFLLVLDARTFGAEARAWLPHALPLGFHGEYLR, encoded by the coding sequence ATGCACCCGTGGTTCCGGACGCTCACCGAGGAGGTGCGCGACCGACGACTCGACGTCGAGGGCACCGTCCCCGCCTGGCTCGACGGCGCGCTCGTCCGCAACGGGCCGGCCCACTTCGAGACGGCGGCGGGGCGCGTCAACCACTGGTTCGACGGCCTCGCCATGCTCCGTCGGTTCGGCTTCGCCGACGGCGAGGTGCGGTACACCAACCGCTTCCTCCGGACTGCGGCGTACCGCTCGCGCGTGAACGGCGACGTCGCCACCACCGAGTTCGGGACCGGTCCGACCTCGCTCCTCAGGCGAGTCGGATCGCTCCTCATGCCGACGGCCACCGACAACGCGAACGTCACCGTCGCGCGCGTCGCCGGGCGGCACGTCGCGCTCACCGAGACGCCGCGGATGGTCGCCTTCGATCCCGAGCGGCTCGTCACGTTCGGCGAGCGGACGTTCGACGACGACCTCCCCGGGCAGTGGACCGCGGCCCACCTCGAACGCGATCGGGAGCGAGCCGAGCAGGTCGGCCTGACCCTCCGGTTCGGCCGGGAGTCGTCGTACCACGTCTACCGGCTCCCCGACGGCGCTCGGAGCCGGACGGAGATCGCCCGAATCCCGGTCGCCGAACCCGCATACGTCCACAGTATCGGGCTCACGGACCGGTACGCCGTCGTCCCGGCGGTGCCGTTCACCGCCGACCCGCGCCGCTTTCTCTCCCCTGGCGTCGAGTCGTTCGTCGACGCCTTCCGCTGGGACGGCGACCGCGGGACCCGTTTTCACCTCGTCGATCGCGCGGACGGCTCCGTCGAGACCGTCACTGGACCGCCGTTCTTCTTCTTCCACACGGTGAACGCGTTCGAGCGCGACGGTGCCGCGGGTCGCGAGGTCGTCGTCGACCTCGTCGCGTTCGCGGACGCGTCGGTCGTCAGGGCGCTCGCGTTCGATCGGGTCGAACAGGGTATCCGGCGGGCGACCGGCGAACTCCGCCGGTACCGGCTCCCGGTCGGCGGCGGACGGGTGACCAGTCGGCCGATCGCGGACGACGTCGCGCTCCCGCGGACCGCACCCACGGTTCGGCGTCGTCCCTACCGGTACGCGTACGCGCAGCGAACCGGTGACGGGGCGGCGACCGGCCTGGTCAAAGTGGACGTCACCGACGGGTCGGAGACCGTGTGGCGCGAACACGACTGTTTCGCCGGCGAGCCGGTGTTCGTGCCGCGTGCCGACGCCAGCGACGATGACGGCGGCGACGGCCGGGACGGCGCCGGAGACGAACGCGCGACCGAGGACGACGGCGTCGTGCTCTCGGTCGTGCTCAACCGCGACCGCGAGCGGTCGTTCCTGCTCGTGCTCGACGCCCGAACGTTCGGAGCGGAGGCGCGGGCGTGGCTCCCACACGCCCTGCCGCTGGGCTTTCACGGCGAGTACCTCCGGTAG
- a CDS encoding cation diffusion facilitator family transporter — translation MDRSDAVRRVGAVILAVNLVLALLKGGAWYLTGSLAVGSEAVNSLSDAVYSLVVLAGLYLTTQPPDFEHPHGHERIEPFVSLVIALGVFAAGIAVLWQAVSSVATGDYGGVAGPLGLSVLGVGALVKIGLYRYCLRMGERYHSPALEATALDNRNDVLTAGAAIVGVLGASVGFPILDPIAAGVVSFGILYTGYEIVRDNLNYLVGAAPPESLRVEILRRAFAHPDVKGAHDVVAHYVGPEIDVSLHIEVEGEMTLLEAHDIETEVIESIRELPQVDDVFVHVDPRELGEWKDDETTDLLDQRLFDEEDGHDADLDADGNSTVPDGGRRGQ, via the coding sequence ATGGACCGGTCGGATGCGGTGCGGCGCGTCGGCGCCGTCATCCTCGCGGTGAACCTCGTGCTCGCGCTCCTGAAGGGTGGGGCGTGGTACCTCACCGGCAGCCTCGCGGTTGGCTCCGAAGCGGTCAACAGCCTGTCCGACGCCGTCTACAGTTTGGTCGTGCTGGCGGGGTTGTATCTCACGACCCAGCCGCCGGACTTCGAGCACCCCCACGGCCACGAGCGCATCGAGCCGTTCGTCTCGCTCGTCATCGCGCTGGGCGTCTTCGCCGCCGGTATCGCCGTGCTCTGGCAGGCCGTCTCGTCGGTCGCGACCGGCGACTACGGCGGCGTCGCCGGCCCGCTCGGGCTAAGCGTGCTCGGCGTGGGCGCGCTCGTGAAGATCGGCCTCTACCGGTACTGCCTCCGGATGGGCGAGCGCTACCACTCGCCCGCGCTGGAGGCGACCGCGCTCGACAACCGCAACGACGTGCTGACCGCCGGGGCGGCGATCGTGGGCGTGCTCGGGGCGTCGGTGGGCTTTCCGATCCTCGACCCCATCGCCGCGGGCGTCGTCTCGTTCGGCATCCTCTACACCGGCTACGAGATCGTCCGCGACAATCTCAACTATCTGGTCGGGGCGGCCCCACCGGAAAGCCTCCGCGTCGAGATCCTCCGGCGGGCGTTCGCCCACCCCGACGTGAAGGGCGCACACGATGTCGTCGCCCACTACGTCGGCCCCGAGATCGACGTCAGCCTCCACATCGAGGTCGAAGGCGAGATGACACTCCTCGAAGCGCACGACATCGAGACCGAGGTCATCGAGTCGATCCGCGAACTACCGCAGGTCGACGACGTCTTCGTCCACGTCGATCCGCGGGAACTCGGGGAGTGGAAGGACGACGAGACGACCGATCTCCTCGACCAGCGACTGTTCGACGAGGAGGACGGACACGACGCGGACCTCGACGCGGACGGCAACTCGACCGTGCCCGACGGCGGTCGCCGCGGCCAGTAG